Genomic window (Psilocybe cubensis strain MGC-MH-2018 chromosome 1, whole genome shotgun sequence):
TATTGGAAGCTGCCacagggaaaggaaaggaaagctCAAAAACAGCAGCCAACATTGCGTTCGGTTTCGATGGCAGCGTATTCCAGTGGATGTCCTCTCCAGGGAATGAATGGCGAGGAAAGAGGACTGCAAAGGCAATGGTCCAACTTCACGGAATGGCTAATGGAGAGATAGGCGAAGGTATGTCCGTAACTTTTTGCTTTGCGTACTGGTTGTAACGGTAGGGTGTAGATTATTCCTGGGAGAAGCTCGCGACGCCAATTATCGATATTGGAGGGGGCATCGGATCCTTTGAAGGAGTAGTGCTTTCTGCTCCCAAAAACAGAGACTTGACCTTCAAGATTTTTGATATCGAAAAGACAGTGGAACACGCGAAGAAAGTAAGTGTTTCGGGTATTTTTCTGCGATTTTCTGAACACTAGTTCCCGAATGTCAGGTATGGAGCGGAAAGCCACAGTGGATGCAGGAACGTGTGTCGTTTATCGCAGGCGATTTCATGCAGTCCTCTCCCGCCGACAGTAAGATCCCCACCCCCGCTGAAGGCGCAGGCACCTACGTGATCCGTCATGTCCTGCACGATTGGAACGATGACCAGGTATGTGATTCTCCTTGCTCCGCGTGAGGGGACACAGTTTACAACATACACACATCCACAGGTCGTCACCATCCTTACACACGTTCGGAACGCTATGCTCGGATCACCGCCGCCAACCACGTCGACCCCACCGCCTAGACTTCTCCTCGTCGAGATGATGCTAACTGAGACCTCGTCGCGTTTCACGAGAACGACTTcattacagctgctttcctTGAGCGGCGGCGTGACACGCACAGAAGGTATGTCTGTCCTTTCCACATTCACTGCAACAAGATGCTGATCGCCCCGCTCGTGTCTCGCGCCTTTCCCCAGTCCAATTCCGCAAGCTTATCGCTCAAGCAGGGTTCATTGTCGAGAATGTCACCGCAGTCAGGGGCGTAGATCTGATTGTTGAATTGAAGCCGACGCCACTTTAAATGACCTGTTATGTCGCCTGTACAGTACTTCATATGATCTTCAATCCCATTAAAATAATAAAAACCCCATCGGCCCCCGAAATGGGAAACGAACATGACCCGAGAGGAGTCAAGACCATTGGCGTTGACTGCTATTTAGCCCGACACGTCGATATGTTGCCTTATGTTGCTTTGTAGGTGGAGTATAAAGTGCGATGCCCGTGTTGCCCACACGGAACCTCGACGCGGTCAGATGGACGCGCCTTGACTGACTTTAATTACGCGCCGCATCGGCTTCCGGTATCAAGCGGTTGGAATCGTCGCGTATTGAATAATTAAATTTGAAGGATAGGGGAGAGTTGAATTTGGTGAAACAACTGTTGATAGGTATCGCCAATACGTCAGGTAATCGCGATAATGGGTTGAATTGCCGTGACGAAGCCCAAATCATGCATTCCACATTGAACCTTTTGGTTAGACTGAATCGGCATCTAAACCATAACCATCCCACTTGCAACAGAAGCATGAAATATTACCCAGTAAGATTGCGGCGAAGGGCACTGGCAGGGTCGTCATATatggcgcatatatttgacaACGCTGAGAGAACTCGGGGAGCCCATGCCATGGCGCGACATCCCAGTAACCGCGATAACCGTGAAATGAAGTCTTCGACAAAAAACGCGAACCTGAAATTACCCTTCCGACGCCGCTTTGAAGTCTTGCAAAACGTAaagaaaattcaaacccGCCAGACCACCCAATGCTCGGGTATATATCGTGACCAAATCCTCGCCGTTTTCTTCAATAGTAGACATCGCTAAAAGACTATCATTTGATTAAGAAACAGTTGAACGTGCGATAAAACTAACTGTTACGGGACGAACATTCACCGTTATGTCGGCGTGTTTGGATGAGGCCCTTTGACAAGTCCATATTTGTGAAGAGCCGCACCACGTATGGTCCCTCTAATCCTCCGAGCGCGCCAGAACATGAGAGAATACAACTCCTTGGTCATACACAGTCGGTGTTCGGGAATCATAGCCtaaggctccaaccgtttcGTTTGTTTATCGTTTGTAAACGGTATATACCATTTACCGTTTCGTTTAGTTTATGAGCCTTGCtaaacagtttacaaacgtttataaacggtTCAAACGGTAACAGATTTTTGTGCTAAagtatatctcttttttggacaatattGGGTGCGTATTACATCAAAtgattcatcttttattctttacacCAAACTAACTCATTTGCACTCTTTTTTTGGTCCCATTTTTGTACCAATTAGGTGCCGACTATTATCTTCCTTGGCAAATCGGCCGCATTAGGACAAATGATGCGTTGAACGCTGTTGAACGCCTGCCCTTGTAGCCACCCTCGAGCTTActgtttacaaacgtttataaacgtttgtaaactgtttaTTACCGTTTCCGTTTAGTTTGTAATAAAATTTAAACGGAAACTaaacggttggagccttaTCATAGCCTGATGGTTGGTTCAACTTGGTTGGGAGTTTTTTTTAAGCATGTTCTTTGTCATGGACGGTGAGACAGCGGAGTTTggatttttcttccttcatgCGCAGTCAAGACTCAATAGCGTGCAATGACAACTTGGAGAAACTTATTGGCGGATTCTGATGGGCACGGAGAGAGGTTCCATTACCGTGATAAATATGTACCATTACGGTGAGTATACGCTATTTCATTTGCCTTGAAATTAAGCCAACATGGCAAAAGGGCAGTAGTAGGTCAGTTTCAACTTTCCATCGACATCATCTTCCGCTTCGAAGCTTGTAAATATATTTGGTTCAACAGCAATTCAGATGTGCTCTCTTGCATTCGGGCCCTCGGGGGCATTATCATTGAGTTTTCCAAAGAAAAGTGAGCACTGAGCGTAGACCTGAGCTGTGAATGTTGACCGTCGGACAGCGGACAAGGAAATTCTATAAATAGAACTTAGAAAAGGCGAAGGTAGTATGGACCTCTTTCTTCAAACAAGACTGCGATACAACTGCCATAAAAAATGCATTATAAAAACAAGAACTATAGAATGATAAGCTGTACAACGTGGATCTCAGAAGACCCTGCCACGCCACCCCCACTGTCTAGTGCTTATTCGAACAACCCCGCCCGGCGCCCACAGGGATACTTTCGCGCCCATTACGTTCCGATCGCTATCCCCACCTAGTGCCAGCGCGATCACCCAATATCCTATCTCCCTGGTATCTCCAGTACCTTATCAGGCAGGATCTCATGCACCAGGTTGCTTGCGCACATTTCCGGAGAAATCTAATGGGCCAAATTGCCATGCAGCACTGTGTTTCCTTGAGAACCACCACCGAGCTGCCCATCGGGCGGGTGctgggagaggagggaacCTAGACTCGCCCTTAGAATGGGAGTGCGCATCAGAGACTATAATACATACCAAGGGGTAGCAGGGTTCATGCACACGATGGTCATGGGAAGAGTGGTGTGGAAGTCAATGTCAGCAAAGACAATCTTCTGGAAGTCTTTGTCGATCGCTTTGAGTTCCTGCTCTGTGAAAGCAGCTTTGATTTTACTGCTCTCCAGTGTCGGCAGTTCCTATATTTAAGTATGTTATTTTAGATTGGCGTTTtgacagaagaaaaaaagttacTGACGTGAACCAAGTGCTCGTACATAAGGTCCCCAAACGAGTTGATCTTCTCGAGGAAAACATTTGCGTCGTACTGCTCCTTGCCGGCCTGGACGTCCCTGCACCACTGCGCAGTCGCGTCAAGTTGAGGAACAAACGACGCGTGCTCATCCACGTTCGATGATAGTGAGCCGGCACCGAGCTTTTTTTCAAGAGTTGGGAAATAAAATGTCTCTTCCACGTTATGATGGTGATGAATGGTATCCAGCTAAGAATAAAGAGAAGAAAGTTAACATGATAGCAACGGACATTAAATGATCTGAACCCGCGGCGTACCACTGTTAGACAAAACACCATGAAAGGTTGCACCTTCTCAGGTGTGATATGTGGGGCATGCGCAACAGCAGCATTGATGCCTTGGATAAAGACGTTATGGGCAGCTGCCATATTGCTAATTATCCGTGGGTGAGTTCTCAGAGTGTATTCATGGAAAGAACTTCCACCTACATGGCCTGGTAATCGAACATGTTCGAAAACTTGCCAGGTGGCATATCTGATATTCGAAAAGGTTATGAGCAGTGAATACCCTTTGAAAGCAACAACGTATGTACCTTGGAGAGGGTATGGGGCGGGCATATTGGATGTGTGGTGGAAGTCGGAGGCAGACGTCTATCTCGTCCAGTACGCTGGGGTATATATACAGATCGTGACCAAGCAGACGCCCAAGAAAGTTCTAAAGAACGTTCAGGTGGAGGAAGAGAGCTAACGAATCATTAAGAAGCTCGTTTACGCTATGATATTTTTGGCCCTTTGATCGTGATCTGAAACTCGTGCAGGCCCCTTGAATTTGTAAAAGACACCTTGTCGTTGGCTAGGTAGGGTACGCATCAGTCCAGATTTACACTAGACTTGTGCCGGCGTGGTCGCCGGCGAACAATACCTCCATACTAGAACCTCCCGTCGGCCGGCGCGACGCCAGACGTCAAAAAGGAAATGCCAACTTTTTGAGTAAGTATGAGTCTTCGAACAAGTTGTAATTCAGGTATGCTCAGGAAAACCATCAGAATGAGCAATCAGTCGAAAAACGACGTCTTTAATTTGAAAGTTGGAGTGGCTTCTTTGTTATTACTGACTGATACTCAACGTAGCGCTTTGTACAGCATATCATACGGATCGTGCAAATTAGAGTCTGGGTCCTGGGAGAATTGGAGAATGTATATAGTTTAATATGTGCTATGAATACAACGCTTTCCTGCATCAGTATCACTGAAGCTGTCGTGTTCAGACATCTGTGAGTCGTACCAGTCCCTATAGTCACTCCTATCTGTAGTGTTCTCTTGCTAGTGGAATCTGCGAGCCTTATCACCGAGGTAGTGATAATTTTAGTAACAGACGGAAAGAATTGCACCGTATGCATTTCCATCAACGCTTTTAGAAATGGAAACTCGTGGTTAATGCTCAGCTCGACGGAGGCATTCGTAGCAAGTATCGAGACCTGCATCAAATAGATCAAAGTCCCTCGTATGGTTGTTGATGCTAGTGTTTCGAGTGTAGTTGCTTTTGTATACCTCGATCGAGAACCCGTAGACAATCAGTGATGTACCAAGAATTGTACTGACTGAGATCAGGCCCATTAGCGAATGTGTAAAGATAACCCCACTTTTTGGCTTTGAtagaagcagaagaagtgcAATATTTGATGTTCTCTGACTCTTCAAAGAGCAGTGTTCGAATATTTTTTGAGTCTTGAAGGTGGTTGCCGAGAGCAACCGTCGAGCTCGGATCAATCATTTGGTCTGTGTTCCGTCTGTCGATAACCTGTTCGGATGCGATCTGTGGGATTCGGGAGGGTGGAGTTGTGAGCCTTGAACATAGACTGATGCGTTTTGACCTAGTAGCGTCAAGGAAACCATGTCAACAGCAACTAATGAGCATTGGGAGAGAGGTTAGACGTCAAACTATTCAAGTCAAGAGGACCAATGATGGTGTTCTACAAATGTTTTGGCACCAGTGGGAGAAAAGGAGTGTGTCACCGTCACTATTACATGTGACTTGTCTACCAAAC
Coding sequences:
- a CDS encoding O-methyltransferase gedA, translating into MSPIDLVNDLQKLVVSTFSGEVTDPFEVYKAKHKISDLCLALLRSVQGPEEYTAILAESCQESSALNVITSLNVADHIAESPNGQLSLTELSKKVKADEQYLSVMLSSLAYHGYFVEVGGFGSQVYANNEFSNILLSETTHAKDGKSMKDAVGLAADDGAKSTTRLLEAATGKGKESSKTAANIAFGFDGSVFQWMSSPGNEWRGKRTAKAMVQLHGMANGEIGEDYSWEKLATPIIDIGGGIGSFEGVVLSAPKNRDLTFKIFDIEKTVEHAKKVWSGKPQWMQERVSFIAGDFMQSSPADSKIPTPAEGAGTYVIRHVLHDWNDDQVVTILTHVRNAMLGSPPPTTSTPPPRLLLVEMMLTETSSRFTRTTSLQLLSLSGGVTRTEVQFRKLIAQAGFIVENVTAVRGVDLIVELKPTPL